In Stenotrophomonas sp. 169, one DNA window encodes the following:
- a CDS encoding LysR family transcriptional regulator: MDRLRCMQAFVTVADLGSFTRAAEQLDVSAVMVGKYVQQLEAHLGTALLQRNTRRQRLTEAGTAYLAGCRQVLEQVQHAEASVAGLQLQPRGLLRISAPSTWGSCVLAPALASLLEAQPLVNIELDLSNRTVDLIEDGFDAAIRVGPLPSREVVARPLPPYAMSLCASPDYLRRKGTPRDPVDLAQHECLSHLSWRGGHGWRLANGDAVDWEPRARLSSNDGQALRQAALAGAGLVLQPTALLGEDIAAGRLVTVLADHVPAARPMHLIYLPDRRPRPRLQCFVEFLMERFPVAPEVR; encoded by the coding sequence ATGGACAGGCTCCGCTGCATGCAGGCCTTTGTCACCGTGGCCGACCTCGGCAGCTTCACGCGCGCGGCCGAACAGTTGGACGTGTCGGCCGTGATGGTCGGCAAGTACGTCCAGCAGCTGGAGGCGCATCTGGGTACGGCGCTGCTGCAACGGAACACCCGACGTCAGCGTCTGACGGAGGCCGGCACCGCGTATCTTGCCGGATGCCGGCAGGTGCTCGAGCAGGTGCAGCACGCCGAAGCGAGTGTCGCGGGCCTGCAGTTGCAGCCACGTGGGCTGCTACGGATCAGTGCGCCCAGCACGTGGGGCAGCTGCGTGCTCGCGCCCGCGCTGGCTTCGTTGCTGGAAGCGCAGCCGCTGGTGAACATCGAGTTGGACCTCAGCAATCGCACTGTCGACTTGATCGAGGACGGTTTCGACGCGGCGATCCGCGTAGGCCCGCTGCCGTCCCGCGAGGTGGTGGCGCGCCCCTTGCCGCCCTACGCGATGAGCCTGTGCGCGTCGCCGGACTACCTGCGGCGGAAAGGGACGCCGCGTGATCCAGTGGACCTCGCCCAGCATGAGTGCCTGAGCCATCTGTCCTGGCGCGGGGGCCATGGATGGCGGCTGGCGAACGGCGATGCGGTGGACTGGGAGCCGCGCGCACGGCTGAGCAGCAACGACGGCCAGGCACTGCGGCAGGCTGCGCTGGCCGGTGCCGGGTTGGTATTGCAGCCGACCGCGTTGCTGGGCGAAGACATCGCGGCGGGAAGGCTGGTCACCGTGCTGGCCGATCACGTGCCGGCCGCACGGCCGATGCACCTGATCTACCTGCCGGACCGCCGCCCCCGGCCACGTCTGCAGTGTTTCGTTGAGTTCCTGATGGAGCGGTTTCCGGTGGCGCCCGAGGTACGGTAG
- a CDS encoding type IV pilus twitching motility protein PilT — protein sequence MDIAELLAFSVKNKASDLHLSAGLPPMIRVDGDVRRINIPALDHKQVHALVYDIMSDKQRRDYEEFLEVDFSFEIPSLARFRVNAFNQNRGAGAVFRTIPSEVLTLEDLACPPLFREVIQQPQGLILVTGPTGSGKSTTLAAMIDYINKNEYGHILTVEDPIEFVHTSQKCLINQREVHRDTHGFNEALRSALREDPDIILVGELRDLETIRLALTAAETGHLVFGTLHTSSAAKTIDRIVDVFPAGEKPMVRSMLSESLRAVISQALLKKVGGGRTAAWEIMVGTPAIRNLIREDKVAQMYSAIQTGQQYGMMTLDQHLQDLVKRSLITRNQAKEYAKDKRLFE from the coding sequence ATGGATATCGCCGAGCTGTTGGCGTTTTCCGTAAAGAACAAAGCATCCGACCTGCACCTGTCCGCAGGCCTGCCGCCGATGATCCGTGTCGACGGCGATGTCCGTCGCATCAACATTCCTGCGCTGGACCACAAGCAGGTGCATGCGCTTGTCTACGACATCATGTCGGACAAGCAGCGGCGCGATTACGAGGAGTTCCTCGAGGTCGATTTCTCGTTCGAGATTCCGTCGCTCGCGCGCTTCCGCGTCAATGCCTTCAACCAGAACCGTGGCGCGGGTGCGGTGTTCCGTACCATTCCGTCCGAGGTGCTGACCCTGGAGGACCTGGCCTGCCCGCCGCTGTTCCGCGAGGTCATCCAGCAGCCGCAGGGGCTGATCCTGGTGACCGGGCCGACCGGCTCGGGCAAGTCGACGACGCTTGCCGCGATGATCGACTACATCAACAAGAACGAGTACGGACACATCCTCACCGTCGAGGATCCGATCGAGTTCGTGCACACCTCGCAGAAGTGCCTGATCAACCAGCGCGAAGTGCACCGCGATACGCATGGCTTCAACGAAGCGCTGCGTTCGGCATTGCGCGAAGATCCGGACATCATCCTGGTCGGCGAGCTCCGCGATCTGGAAACCATCCGCCTGGCGCTGACCGCGGCGGAAACCGGCCATCTGGTGTTCGGTACGCTGCACACCAGTTCGGCCGCCAAGACCATCGACCGTATCGTCGACGTGTTCCCCGCCGGCGAAAAGCCGATGGTGCGCTCCATGCTGTCGGAGTCGCTGCGTGCGGTCATCTCGCAGGCGCTGCTGAAGAAGGTCGGCGGTGGACGCACGGCGGCCTGGGAAATCATGGTCGGCACGCCCGCCATCCGCAACCTGATCCGCGAGGACAAGGTGGCGCAGATGTACTCGGCCATCCAGACCGGTCAGCAGTACGGCATGATGACCCTGGACCAGCATCTGCAGGATCTGGTCAAGCGCAGCCTGATCACGCGCAACCAAGCCAAAGAGTACGCCAAGGACAAGCGCCTGTTCGAGTAA
- a CDS encoding MFS transporter, which translates to MNSDVSSLALVDKASILSPRYRATTVGMVALVALVAFEALAVAAAMPTVAFALDGLRLYALAFGGALATSVIGMTVAGRVCDQRGPSRPLWLGLAFFVIGLIVAGLAPRMGVLVAGRLLQGVGIGAVSVSLYVLVARTFPEPLRPKVFAAFSAGWVVPSLVGPGLSGLIVQYAGWRWVFLAVPVLALPAAWLLVPALRASAQDVRTEVVARPVVRWAVGAALAALLLYLGGQQQGIIALALMSSALVALVVCSRHLLPPGTLALRRGLPSVIALRGIAASAFFAAEAFLPLLLQRERDLSPLWAGAALSMGALGWFSGSWLQGHQRFGWTRAHLVQAGSWMMGGGLLLTSLTLQQGVPLLLALAGWSLTGLGMGLIYPSLSVLTLSMSPRHEQGANSSALQLSEGIAVATTLALSGALFAAFIDGRETLGYLLCFAVTLLLALLATVVARRI; encoded by the coding sequence ATGAACTCCGACGTCTCTTCTCTGGCCCTGGTGGATAAGGCATCCATCCTCTCGCCACGCTATCGCGCCACGACGGTCGGCATGGTCGCACTGGTGGCGCTGGTGGCGTTCGAAGCGCTGGCCGTTGCGGCGGCCATGCCTACCGTCGCGTTCGCACTGGATGGCCTGCGCCTGTACGCGTTGGCCTTTGGCGGCGCGTTGGCGACAAGCGTGATCGGGATGACCGTGGCGGGTCGCGTGTGCGACCAACGCGGTCCATCGCGGCCACTGTGGCTGGGTCTCGCGTTCTTCGTCATCGGTCTGATCGTCGCCGGCCTCGCCCCGCGCATGGGTGTCCTGGTGGCCGGACGCCTGCTGCAGGGCGTGGGCATCGGCGCGGTATCGGTGTCGCTGTACGTGCTGGTCGCGCGAACCTTCCCCGAGCCGCTGCGGCCGAAAGTCTTCGCCGCCTTCTCGGCGGGCTGGGTGGTCCCATCGCTGGTAGGCCCGGGGCTGAGCGGCCTCATCGTGCAGTACGCCGGGTGGCGCTGGGTATTCCTGGCGGTTCCGGTGCTCGCTCTGCCGGCTGCCTGGTTGCTGGTGCCCGCGCTGCGCGCCAGTGCACAGGACGTTCGCACCGAGGTCGTTGCGCGCCCGGTCGTGCGGTGGGCCGTGGGCGCGGCGCTGGCCGCCCTTCTGTTGTACCTGGGGGGACAGCAGCAGGGCATCATCGCGCTCGCGTTGATGAGCAGCGCGCTGGTCGCGCTGGTGGTGTGCAGCCGCCACCTGCTGCCTCCCGGCACCTTGGCGCTGCGGCGCGGCTTGCCCAGTGTGATCGCGCTACGCGGTATCGCCGCGTCTGCGTTCTTCGCCGCGGAAGCCTTCCTGCCGCTGTTGTTGCAACGCGAACGTGACCTTTCCCCCCTGTGGGCAGGCGCTGCACTCAGCATGGGGGCGTTGGGCTGGTTCTCCGGCTCATGGCTGCAGGGACATCAACGTTTTGGCTGGACCCGTGCGCATCTGGTGCAGGCCGGTTCGTGGATGATGGGCGGCGGCCTGCTGCTCACCTCGCTGACCCTGCAACAGGGCGTGCCCCTGCTGCTGGCCTTGGCAGGCTGGTCACTGACCGGCCTCGGCATGGGCCTGATCTACCCCAGTCTGTCGGTGCTCACGCTGTCGATGTCACCGCGTCACGAACAGGGCGCGAACAGCTCGGCGCTGCAGCTCAGCGAAGGCATCGCAGTGGCGACCACGCTGGCGTTGTCCGGTGCACTGTTCGCCGCCTTCATCGATGGTCGCGAAACACTGGGCTACCTGCTGTGCTTCGCGGTGACCCTGCTGCTGGCGCTGCTGGCCACGGTGGTCGCGCGGCGCATCTGA
- a CDS encoding short chain dehydrogenase has translation MKILIVGASGTLGQAVAQHLGQHHDVVTAGRRSGDHRVDLTDDASVHALFQQTGLLDAVIATTGQLHFGPLQDMTAAQFNSGLQDKLLGQVRLALAAQHHLRAGGSITLTSGIVSAQPIRDGSNATAVNAGLEGFVRAAACELVARGLRINVVSPTVLEESAVAYAPYFPGFEPAAASRVALAYQRAVEGIQSGQTLTVW, from the coding sequence ATGAAGATCCTGATCGTTGGTGCCTCTGGGACGTTGGGGCAGGCGGTAGCCCAGCATCTGGGCCAGCACCATGACGTTGTCACCGCAGGGCGTCGCAGTGGCGATCACCGCGTGGATCTGACCGACGATGCCAGCGTGCACGCCCTCTTCCAGCAGACCGGCCTGCTCGACGCGGTGATCGCCACCACCGGCCAGTTGCACTTCGGCCCCCTGCAGGACATGACGGCTGCCCAGTTCAACAGCGGACTGCAGGACAAGCTGCTTGGCCAGGTGCGCTTGGCATTGGCCGCGCAGCATCACCTGCGCGCAGGGGGCTCGATCACCCTCACCAGCGGCATAGTGAGCGCCCAGCCGATCCGCGATGGCAGCAATGCGACGGCGGTCAATGCTGGCCTGGAAGGCTTCGTGCGTGCGGCAGCATGCGAACTGGTGGCACGCGGACTGCGCATCAATGTGGTGAGTCCTACGGTGCTGGAAGAATCCGCAGTTGCCTACGCGCCGTACTTCCCGGGCTTCGAACCGGCGGCTGCCAGCCGGGTCGCGCTGGCTTACCAACGGGCGGTGGAAGGCATCCAGAGCGGGCAGACGCTCACGGTCTGGTGA
- a CDS encoding YggS family pyridoxal phosphate-dependent enzyme — protein sequence MLSNLQNAAQAAGRPTPSLLAVSKTHPADAIAALAAQGQRAFGENYVQEALAKIEALQGLALEWHLIGHLQSNKADAVARAFDWVQSVDRLKLVQALARHRPATLPPLNVLIQVNVDDEDSKHGCALEAVDALAAAISTEPTLRLRGLMAIPAPWPDAARRQQAFRRMYQAQQALADLHPGADTLSMGMSGDYAEAIAEGSTMVRIGTALFGARPRPA from the coding sequence ATACTGAGCAACCTGCAGAACGCGGCCCAGGCCGCCGGGCGGCCAACCCCGTCCCTGCTGGCGGTGTCCAAGACCCACCCGGCCGACGCCATCGCCGCGTTGGCCGCCCAAGGCCAGCGCGCGTTCGGCGAAAACTACGTGCAGGAGGCCCTGGCAAAGATCGAGGCGCTGCAAGGCCTGGCACTGGAATGGCACCTGATCGGCCACCTGCAGTCGAACAAGGCCGACGCGGTTGCGCGCGCCTTCGACTGGGTGCAGAGCGTAGACCGGTTGAAGCTCGTGCAGGCGCTCGCCCGCCACCGTCCCGCCACCTTGCCGCCGTTGAATGTGCTGATCCAGGTGAACGTGGATGACGAAGACAGCAAGCACGGATGCGCGCTGGAGGCAGTGGATGCGCTGGCCGCGGCGATTTCGACCGAACCGACCCTGCGCCTGCGCGGCCTGATGGCCATCCCGGCGCCATGGCCCGATGCCGCGCGTCGGCAGCAGGCGTTCAGACGCATGTATCAGGCGCAGCAGGCGCTTGCCGACCTTCATCCCGGCGCAGACACCCTGTCCATGGGCATGAGCGGCGACTACGCCGAGGCCATCGCGGAAGGCTCGACCATGGTCCGCATCGGCACCGCACTCTTTGGCGCCCGCCCGCGCCCCGCATGA
- a CDS encoding GFA family protein, with product MGIKEVSAVAVNEWHTARCHCGAVQLRLHLPDGIVDPRRCDCSLCRRRGAIAATVSENGIEILQGHAHLRLYQFNTHVAEHWFCDVCGIYTHHRRRSNPHEYGYNVACLEGIDPFGLGVVPTNDGVNHPADR from the coding sequence ATGGGCATCAAAGAGGTTTCGGCTGTGGCGGTCAACGAATGGCACACCGCCCGTTGCCATTGTGGCGCCGTGCAATTGCGCCTGCATCTGCCTGATGGCATCGTCGATCCGCGCCGGTGTGACTGCTCGTTGTGTCGGCGTCGTGGCGCCATCGCGGCCACTGTCTCTGAAAACGGGATCGAGATCCTGCAGGGGCACGCGCACCTGCGTCTGTACCAGTTCAACACCCACGTGGCCGAGCACTGGTTCTGCGATGTCTGCGGAATCTACACACACCACCGTCGGCGCTCGAATCCGCATGAGTACGGCTACAACGTGGCCTGCCTGGAGGGCATCGATCCGTTCGGGCTGGGCGTGGTACCCACCAATGACGGGGTCAACCACCCGGCCGACCGATAG
- a CDS encoding alpha/beta hydrolase translates to MRAPVYLPKRIRLLLAAAVLLLGSGCAMVTVKQVANTDYLSSKRSDVLTTGKLSAASQETLSVVGLDASQCGKDVVVCRRTLLDTDGISAEQRMSALSELWVQTALALSPKPKHADKEPMSDAAVDAWLEAARYAYAYLFFSGRAPSDRAFEDRQTQVRDYYNYAAEQTASVVFRRARASALEGEDYNAPVAGERWTITSDYDRLSMPSMPTRLVSAATISFVGLRSTYRRDGFGAELVVVMDPPRLSTPLPEADAPVDAAAPARKHEVPQYSEMSSINATALLRFKGDSLDDVLKTSQVLLDVYSPEATERVDLHGQQVPLAGNFTAAYGLWLAQSGFATQALRTLFGLAEGIKEPHIYLMQPWDPNRRIIFMLHGLGSSPEAWVNVANEIMGEEELRREFQVWQVYYPTNAPIALNRYEISRAFNSTLKHFDPSGQTRASKDQVFIGHSMGGVLGRLMVSASGDALWNDLMARYDLKGERLQRVKTKLGPLLQFQPQPNVERAIFIAAPHKGTDIAGNRVGRLIGRLVRLPLTILGSFEDAFNTLQQADAQRSGSEKLRVPNSIDNLKSTDPFVMAAGSLPIQPGLKYHSIIAQRKPEVPLLQSDDGLVPYWSSHLEGAVSEKVIISGHSVQETPQAVLEIRRILREDVDEVGARP, encoded by the coding sequence ATGAGGGCGCCGGTTTACTTGCCGAAGAGGATACGCCTGCTGCTCGCTGCCGCCGTGCTGCTGCTGGGCAGTGGCTGCGCGATGGTAACGGTCAAGCAGGTGGCCAACACCGATTACCTGTCCAGCAAGCGCTCGGATGTGCTGACCACCGGCAAGCTCAGTGCGGCATCACAGGAAACACTGAGCGTTGTGGGGCTGGATGCCAGCCAGTGTGGCAAGGACGTAGTGGTCTGCCGCAGGACGTTGCTGGATACCGATGGCATCAGTGCCGAGCAGCGCATGTCGGCGCTGTCCGAACTGTGGGTGCAGACGGCGCTGGCCCTCAGTCCGAAACCCAAGCATGCAGACAAGGAGCCGATGAGCGACGCGGCCGTGGATGCATGGCTGGAAGCGGCGCGCTACGCGTATGCGTACCTGTTCTTCAGTGGCCGCGCGCCCTCTGATCGCGCCTTCGAGGATCGGCAGACGCAGGTGCGCGACTACTACAACTATGCTGCTGAGCAGACGGCGTCGGTGGTGTTCCGTCGGGCACGCGCGTCCGCGCTGGAAGGCGAAGACTACAACGCGCCCGTGGCCGGCGAGCGCTGGACGATCACCTCCGACTACGATCGCCTGTCGATGCCCAGCATGCCGACCCGGCTGGTGTCGGCGGCAACGATCAGCTTCGTTGGCCTGCGCAGCACCTACCGCCGTGATGGGTTCGGTGCCGAGCTGGTGGTGGTGATGGACCCACCCCGGTTGAGCACCCCCTTGCCGGAGGCAGACGCGCCGGTGGATGCGGCCGCGCCCGCCAGGAAACACGAAGTGCCGCAGTACAGTGAGATGTCCTCGATCAACGCCACCGCGCTGCTGCGCTTCAAGGGCGACTCGCTGGACGACGTGCTGAAGACCAGCCAGGTATTGCTTGATGTGTATTCACCGGAAGCGACCGAGCGGGTCGACCTGCACGGGCAGCAGGTGCCGCTGGCCGGCAACTTCACTGCGGCGTATGGGCTGTGGCTTGCACAGAGCGGGTTCGCCACGCAGGCGCTGCGCACCTTGTTCGGCTTGGCCGAAGGCATCAAGGAGCCGCACATCTACCTGATGCAACCCTGGGACCCGAACCGCCGCATCATCTTCATGCTGCATGGATTGGGCAGCAGTCCGGAAGCGTGGGTGAACGTGGCCAACGAAATCATGGGCGAAGAGGAGCTGCGCCGCGAATTCCAGGTGTGGCAGGTGTATTACCCGACCAATGCGCCGATTGCGCTGAACCGGTACGAGATCTCGCGCGCGTTCAACAGCACCCTGAAACACTTCGATCCCAGCGGGCAGACGCGTGCGTCGAAGGACCAGGTGTTCATCGGCCACAGCATGGGCGGTGTACTGGGACGGCTGATGGTCAGCGCATCCGGCGATGCATTGTGGAACGACCTGATGGCACGCTACGACCTGAAAGGCGAGCGCCTGCAGCGGGTGAAGACCAAGCTGGGCCCGCTGCTGCAGTTCCAGCCGCAGCCGAACGTGGAACGGGCGATCTTCATCGCGGCCCCGCACAAGGGAACGGACATCGCGGGCAACCGGGTGGGGCGCCTGATCGGTCGTCTGGTGCGTCTGCCGTTGACGATCCTGGGTTCATTCGAGGATGCATTCAACACCCTGCAGCAGGCCGATGCGCAACGTAGTGGGAGTGAAAAGCTGCGCGTGCCCAACAGCATCGACAACCTGAAATCCACCGATCCCTTCGTCATGGCAGCCGGCTCGCTGCCGATCCAGCCCGGGCTGAAATATCACTCGATCATTGCCCAGCGCAAGCCAGAAGTGCCGCTGCTGCAATCCGATGACGGACTGGTGCCGTACTGGAGTTCCCACCTGGAGGGCGCCGTGTCGGAGAAGGTGATCATCTCCGGCCACAGCGTGCAGGAGACGCCGCAGGCCGTGCTGGAAATCCGCCGCATCCTGCGCGAGGACGTGGACGAGGTGGGTGCAAGGCCGTGA
- a CDS encoding DUF4105 domain-containing protein has protein sequence MLLATLWVAGLVFYQVPGPGWLAGCAALLWLLAGGWMSVRVARGRAGRRLPAAYGLCMVAAALTWLGLTPRQDRAWADDVAQRLHVASFDGRRVVLDNVRDFTWRTEQDYDARWVRREYDLQQLASADLVMSYWMGPAIAHTLVSFGFEDGRQLVFSLEIRKEQGESFSALGGFFRKFEMTLVASEETDIIRTRTNARGEDVYLYRLHGLSQAQLRTLFAAYIDEARTLDAAPAFYNTLTSNCTTIVFDLARHIAPGLPLDYRLLLSGYLDRYAFDQGALTPGHSFKALRERARITDRALQPASDKDFSRWIRCGVPGTAQEDEQ, from the coding sequence ATGCTGCTGGCCACCCTGTGGGTCGCTGGACTGGTGTTCTATCAGGTGCCGGGACCCGGCTGGTTGGCAGGGTGCGCGGCGCTGCTCTGGTTGCTGGCGGGTGGCTGGATGTCGGTGCGTGTGGCCCGCGGACGGGCGGGGCGCAGGCTGCCCGCCGCGTACGGGCTGTGCATGGTGGCTGCGGCACTGACGTGGCTGGGCCTGACGCCGCGACAGGACCGCGCATGGGCCGACGACGTGGCGCAGCGGCTGCACGTGGCCTCTTTCGACGGTCGGAGGGTCGTGCTGGACAACGTGCGCGACTTCACCTGGCGCACCGAGCAGGACTACGATGCGCGCTGGGTCCGCCGGGAGTACGACCTGCAGCAGTTGGCGTCGGCCGACCTGGTGATGTCGTATTGGATGGGACCTGCGATCGCCCACACATTGGTGTCGTTCGGGTTCGAGGACGGTCGCCAGCTGGTGTTCTCGCTGGAGATCCGCAAAGAGCAGGGCGAGTCGTTCTCCGCGCTGGGCGGCTTCTTCCGCAAGTTCGAAATGACCCTGGTGGCATCCGAAGAAACCGACATCATCCGCACGCGCACCAATGCGCGCGGCGAGGATGTCTATCTGTACCGGCTGCATGGCCTGAGCCAGGCCCAGCTACGTACCTTGTTCGCTGCCTACATCGACGAGGCACGCACGCTCGATGCGGCGCCGGCGTTCTACAACACCTTGACCAGCAACTGCACCACGATCGTATTTGATCTGGCGCGGCACATCGCCCCCGGGCTGCCGCTGGACTACCGCCTGCTGCTGTCCGGGTATCTGGACCGCTACGCATTCGATCAAGGCGCGTTGACGCCGGGGCATTCGTTCAAAGCGCTCCGCGAGCGCGCACGCATCACCGATCGCGCACTGCAGCCGGCGTCTGACAAGGATTTCTCCAGATGGATCCGCTGTGGCGTGCCCGGCACCGCCCAGGAAGATGAACAATGA
- the proC gene encoding pyrroline-5-carboxylate reductase, translated as MTDTSIAFIGGGNMARSLIAGLVRQGTAPAQIHVAEPVTALREALTAEFGVKTYAGASEAAAQAGTWLLAVKPQVLRDVCASLQPLAAATKPLLVSIAAGITSTQLDRWLGGDVAVVRAMPNTPALLGAGVTGLFATPAVTDAQRTQADRILASAGGTVWVDDEALMDSVTAVSGSGPAYVFLLAEAMEAAGIAQGLPAEAARTLVQQTLLGASRMLNEAGEAPGELRRRVTSPGGTTQAAIESFQAGGFEALVATALAAAQTRGRELSAAND; from the coding sequence ATGACCGATACCTCCATTGCCTTCATCGGCGGCGGCAACATGGCGCGCAGCCTGATTGCCGGGCTGGTGCGCCAAGGCACGGCACCGGCCCAGATCCACGTGGCCGAGCCGGTGACTGCGCTGCGCGAAGCGTTGACGGCCGAGTTCGGCGTCAAGACCTATGCAGGTGCCAGCGAAGCCGCGGCGCAGGCGGGCACGTGGCTGCTGGCGGTCAAGCCACAGGTGCTGCGCGATGTATGCGCGTCGCTGCAGCCGCTTGCCGCGGCAACGAAGCCGCTGCTGGTGTCCATCGCCGCCGGCATCACCAGCACCCAACTGGACCGCTGGCTGGGCGGAGACGTGGCCGTGGTGCGCGCCATGCCCAATACCCCGGCCCTGCTGGGGGCCGGTGTCACCGGACTGTTCGCCACGCCAGCGGTCACCGACGCGCAACGTACGCAGGCGGATCGCATCCTGGCCAGCGCAGGCGGCACGGTCTGGGTGGACGACGAGGCGCTGATGGATTCGGTGACTGCTGTATCCGGCAGCGGGCCGGCATACGTTTTCCTGTTGGCCGAGGCAATGGAAGCCGCCGGCATTGCACAGGGCCTGCCCGCGGAAGCGGCACGCACGCTGGTGCAGCAGACGCTGCTCGGTGCATCGCGCATGCTGAACGAAGCCGGCGAGGCACCCGGTGAGCTGCGCCGTCGCGTCACCTCGCCGGGAGGCACCACCCAGGCGGCAATCGAAAGCTTCCAGGCAGGCGGCTTTGAAGCGCTGGTCGCAACGGCACTGGCTGCCGCACAGACACGTGGCCGCGAACTGTCCGCCGCCAACGATTGA
- a CDS encoding PilT/PilU family type 4a pilus ATPase, translating to MNSAATNTIDFTSFLKLMAHQRASDLFITAGMPPAIKVNGKISPITQTPLTPQQSRDLVLNVMTPAQREEFEKTHECNFAIGLSGVGRFRVSCFYQRNQVGMVLRRIETRIPTVDELALPPIIKTLAMTKRGIILFVGATGTGKSTSLAAMIGYRNHNSTGHIITIEDPIEFVHRHEGCIITQREVGIDTDSWEAALKNTLRQAPDVIMIGEVRTREGMDHAIAFAETGHLVLCTLHANNANQAMDRIINFFPEDRRNQLLMDLSLNIKGVVAQQLIPSPDGRSRKVAMEIMLGTPLVQDYIREGEIHKLKEVMKESTQLGMKTFDQSLFELYQAGEISYEDALRYADSQNEVRLRIKLSQGGDARTLSQGLDGVEISEVR from the coding sequence GTGAACAGTGCCGCCACCAATACCATCGATTTCACTTCCTTCCTCAAGCTGATGGCGCACCAGCGCGCCTCGGACCTGTTCATCACGGCCGGCATGCCGCCGGCGATCAAGGTCAACGGCAAGATCTCGCCGATCACCCAGACCCCGCTGACGCCGCAGCAGAGCCGCGATCTGGTGTTGAACGTGATGACGCCGGCGCAGCGCGAAGAGTTCGAGAAGACGCACGAATGTAATTTCGCCATCGGCCTGTCCGGTGTCGGCCGCTTCCGTGTCAGTTGCTTCTACCAGCGCAACCAGGTCGGCATGGTGCTGCGCCGGATTGAAACGCGCATCCCCACCGTGGATGAGCTGGCGCTGCCGCCGATCATCAAGACGCTGGCGATGACCAAGCGCGGCATCATCCTGTTCGTCGGTGCGACCGGTACCGGCAAGTCGACCTCGTTGGCGGCGATGATCGGCTACCGCAACCACAACTCGACCGGCCATATCATCACCATCGAGGATCCGATCGAGTTCGTGCACCGCCACGAAGGCTGCATCATCACCCAGCGCGAGGTCGGCATCGATACGGACAGCTGGGAAGCGGCGCTGAAGAACACCCTGCGCCAGGCACCGGACGTGATCATGATCGGCGAGGTGCGTACCCGCGAAGGCATGGACCATGCGATTGCCTTCGCTGAGACCGGTCATCTGGTGCTGTGCACGCTGCATGCGAACAACGCCAACCAGGCGATGGACCGCATCATCAACTTCTTCCCCGAAGATCGCCGCAACCAGCTGCTGATGGATCTGTCGCTGAACATCAAGGGCGTGGTCGCGCAGCAGCTGATTCCCTCGCCGGACGGACGCTCGCGCAAGGTCGCCATGGAGATCATGCTCGGTACGCCGCTGGTGCAGGATTACATCCGCGAAGGCGAGATCCACAAGCTCAAGGAAGTCATGAAGGAGTCCACCCAGCTGGGCATGAAGACCTTCGACCAGAGCTTGTTCGAGCTGTACCAGGCGGGCGAGATCAGCTACGAGGACGCGCTGCGGTATGCCGATTCGCAGAACGAAGTGCGCCTGCGCATCAAGCTGAGCCAGGGCGGCGATGCCCGCACACTGTCGCAGGGCCTGGACGGTGTGGAGATTTCCGAAGTCCGCTGA
- the soxR gene encoding redox-sensitive transcriptional activator SoxR, which translates to MAMQELSVGEVAKRSGVAVSALHFYERKGLIRSLRNAGNQRRYPRDVLRRLAVIRVAQRVGMPLEAIGAALAELPEGRTPTKAEWARMSARWRSELDERIHLLQFLRDQLTGCIGCGCLSLKRCWLANPGDVLAEQGEGPQRWE; encoded by the coding sequence ATGGCGATGCAGGAGCTTAGTGTAGGCGAGGTCGCCAAGCGCAGCGGCGTGGCGGTGTCGGCGCTGCACTTCTACGAGCGCAAGGGGCTGATCCGCAGCCTGCGCAACGCAGGAAACCAGCGGCGTTACCCGCGCGATGTACTGCGGCGCTTGGCAGTGATCCGGGTGGCACAGCGGGTAGGCATGCCACTGGAAGCAATCGGTGCGGCGTTGGCAGAGCTGCCTGAAGGACGCACACCGACCAAGGCGGAGTGGGCGCGCATGTCCGCGCGCTGGCGCAGCGAACTGGATGAGCGCATCCACCTGCTGCAGTTCCTTCGCGATCAGCTGACCGGCTGCATCGGCTGCGGCTGCCTGTCGCTGAAACGCTGCTGGCTGGCCAACCCCGGCGATGTGCTGGCAGAACAGGGCGAAGGGCCGCAGCGCTGGGAATGA